GGCCTGCTGGGCCAGCGAAAGCTCCAGGGCTTTCGTCATCCCCACAATTCCCGCCAGATTTTCGGTGGCCAGTACATTCTCCGGAATAGCCACTCGGGTACTGCCTCTTTGGTTGGGAGCCGTCAGTAACAATCCAATTCCTTCGGGCCCACCAAATTTCGCCGCCGAGGCTGTCGCAAAATCCAGTATACCCAGTGGAACTGAAAGTTTACCGACGGTCTGGGCCGTATCGCTGTGAAAAAGTGTCCGGTACCGCTGACTAACGGAGGCAATAACGTCTAGGTCGAGTACATGTCCGGTTTCATCATTCCCGTGCATCAGGCTGAGCAGACTTTGCGGGTATATTTGTAACAGCCGGATCAGGTCGGGTAAAATTACCCGCCCCTGTTCATCCAGAGCCGTATAATGTATCCGAATAAGTCCCCGCTGTTCGAGTTGCTCCAGTGGACGCAGTACAGAGGGGTGTTCGAGTCGGGAAGTAATGACATGCCGAACCGTAGTCTCCGAGAAGCTGTACTGCAGGGCTCGTTTATTCGCTTCCGTACCGCCGGTAGTAAAGTGAACCTGAGCAGGCATTATCTGTAATAATTCGGCAATATGCTGGCGATAGATGCCAATGAGCCGATCTCGCTCCGTAGCCGACCGCTCGCTCTGGTAAAGCAATAGAGCCTCCTGAACCGCAGGCGATAACGGCGTACGGGCCGCATG
The genomic region above belongs to Siphonobacter curvatus and contains:
- a CDS encoding cysteine desulfurase family protein; this translates as MNHYFNHAARTPLSPAVQEALLLYQSERSATERDRLIGIYRQHIAELLQIMPAQVHFTTGGTEANKRALQYSFSETTVRHVITSRLEHPSVLRPLEQLEQRGLIRIHYTALDEQGRVILPDLIRLLQIYPQSLLSLMHGNDETGHVLDLDVIASVSQRYRTLFHSDTAQTVGKLSVPLGILDFATASAAKFGGPEGIGLLLTAPNQRGSTRVAIPENVLATENLAGIVGMTKALELSLAQQASRMKYLNDLKSYFIYELTRLFPATPFLGPSRSLTQCLPGLLHVSFPPLASGVSLLRTLQQRGITAANGHIDWSKPANLRREFTANFSPETIRFSMGPDNTFQEIHSVIRILREVYQEQSVLPSASLHYHVF